In a genomic window of Schistocerca gregaria isolate iqSchGreg1 chromosome 5, iqSchGreg1.2, whole genome shotgun sequence:
- the LOC126272295 gene encoding LOW QUALITY PROTEIN: BTB/POZ domain-containing protein KCTD9-like (The sequence of the model RefSeq protein was modified relative to this genomic sequence to represent the inferred CDS: inserted 1 base in 1 codon; substituted 1 base at 1 genomic stop codon), protein MKRVILFKNGTDVDGKVFLVTHSLDELLTAASQKFGFTAKRLFTSQGGEIDDLKLIRDDDVLYVSEXEGFIPVKPATTSATSXVVPVSSGTETPSCSKSNTEWVTLIVGGKYFTTSRSTLVTKEPMSMLARMFAEGDNGFLMTPNNVDKNGAYLIDRSPTYFEPLLNYLRNGQLSFDTNVNPEGILEEARFFGIESLIPQLESLIQAGQRSRDNAPLTRRDVVNAIIVTPFTAELRFQGVNLAGADLSRLDLRYINFKYACLHGCRMLGANLSRCSMERADLSHAQLDGAQLLGVKMLCAHLEGTSLRGCNFEDPAGSRANMEGVNLKGAILEGSNMAGVNLRVATLKNANLQNCDLRAAVLAGADLENCDLSGSDLHEANLRGANLKDAAFELMLTPLHLSQTIR, encoded by the exons ATGAAGAGAGTAATATTGTTCAAAAACGGAACAGATGTAGACGGAAAGGTATTTTTAGTGACACATTCGCTGGACGAACTGCTGACAGCAGCGAGCCAGAAATTTGGATTTACAGCTAAACGATTGTTCACATCTCAGGGTGGCGAAATTGATGATCTTAAGCTTATTAGAGACGATGATGTATTATACGTTTCTG GGGAAGGTTTTATTCCTGTGAAACCAGCCACTACTTCAGCAACAAGTTAGGTCGTACCTGTTAGTTCTGGAACTGAAACGCCGTCATGCAGCAAATCAAACACAGAGTGGGTGACATTAATTGTAGGCGGAAAATACTTCACCACGTCAAGGAGCACATTGGTAACAAAGGAACCCATGAGCATGCTAGCAAGAATGTTTGCAGAAGGGGACAATGGATTTTTAATGACTCCTAACAATGTTGACAAAAATGGTGCTTATCTTATTGATAGAAGTCCAACATATTTTGAACCACTTCTCAACTATCTGCGAAATGGTCAACTAAGTTTTGATACTAATGTGAATCCAGAAGGAATATTGGAGGAGGCACGCTTCTTTGGCATTGAATCATTGATTCCtcagttggaatcattaatacaagcTGGTCAACGTTCTAGAGATAATGCTCCTCTTACTCGGCGTGATGTTGTTAATGCCATCATTGTCACACCATTCACCGCTGAACTGCGTTTCCAGGGGGTTAATTTAGCTGGTGCAGACTTATCCCGCTTAGATTTACGCTACATCAATTTCAAGTATGCATGCCTCCATGGCTGTCGGATGCTGGGTGCAAATTTGAGCCGGTGTAGCATGGAGAGGGCAGACCTCAGCCATGCTCAGTTAGATGGTGCTCAGTTGCTTGGTGTCAAAATGCTGTGtgcccatttggagggaacaagtcTTCGTGGATGTAATTTTGAGGACCCTGCTGGAAGCAGAGCCAACATGGAGGGAGTCAATCTAAAAGGAGCCATCCTAGAGGGTAGTAATATGGCTGGTGTAAACCTGAGAGTGGCCACCTTAAAAAATGCCAATCTACAAAACTGTGACTTGCGAGCTGCTGTGCTAGCCGGAGCTGATCtagagaactgtgacctctctggaagTGATCTCCATGAAGCTAATTTGCGGGGAGCAAATTTGAAGGATGCAGCCTTTGAGCTTATGTTAACACCATTACATTTGTCACAAACTATACGCTAG